Proteins encoded together in one Leishmania infantum JPCM5 genome chromosome 20 window:
- a CDS encoding putative kinesin heavy chain — protein sequence MYGQTGSGKTHTMFGEVNGGAWATSCDSGRPSAGVAFNADTNEEDVNEKPKEEDSPAHTRLTEEEHGEMEPHACERQRAQAEGEDEERHEEQKQQQASQQTLQAPGTSPRATRPKLSTYHTKTGHPATSAIATTRSAAAVPPPSATTTSFCRTRATVTPLGELQQINTLQNATGSDAAEYCYAAVNKSTKMCAAATASTSYAPPSSSAAPASPSSAFSRSGPPRCTVRSAAGMRSAFTGDAVSGVIPRAVHDIFDAIAHADPSKEFDVQMFFVEVYMEQIRDLLVPNPSAAMHSSSAGIAPTLPIGPRKLQLREDVSTNSFYVDGCCNPHVSSARDVLHLVKNGLKQRATSATAMNETSSRSHCLLNLTVKSVDRAQGVSTVGKLYLVDLAGSEKVGKTNATGLRLEEAKLINKSLSTLGMVIMSLTDHSATHTPYRDSVLTKILKDSLGGNSHTALVICCSPSPCHAQETLSTLRFGARAKAIENKAVVNRDLTAAQLRRMLETAKGEIERLHVKVQQLSMTSGAVDPCKGTPDFPVVASRKLSSAATATASSMASEADTSRISALLEERATEQARLQNLRAEVAQLHDSLSSAQDIISALQEERDGYIDKVQSFQEEISVWEDAHSASLKRAATQDALLQQCTVLLRAQASEIKDLMQCMAAYAQPLQQARQAVDQLHTYVYGANTSRERQRTLFTPETCQENAFAAASQGLLSRPLASVHGSNVSAVGNMTESSGRHITGSSNLPDGQSPNPRLQPGVDTGPPQPSRSRSLPQHCVASDYRDNLMSGSISVSPGTATAQQWVSRAASVGQNDSGASHVGSCGLDGMTPAAPAECIRRLEEELASLQSDHGALLQQHKEALAELQSKQRILDLRRGHLATVKDELKREYMINKELRERLEKGRDSLRGPLEMARNDANYWRRRYEELASRKEMRCAAECQRGSPRFVFPPPPPPQQQQQPHQHQHQQQHEAGRSGTMDADALNLMAFHASADSASGGAVMEIRNRPSIPDISSGVLSSRASGENVLLSLSSATTPLRSTVARLTTELED from the coding sequence ATGTATGGGCAGACTGGGAGCGGCAAGACGCACACGATGTTCGGAGAAGTGAATGGTGGTGCATGGGCCACAAGCTGCGACTCAGGCAGGCCCTCTGCAGGCGTCGCCTTCAACGCAGACACCAACGAGGAGGACGTCAACGAGAAgccgaaggaggaggacagtcctgcgcacacgcgcctcACCGAAGAGGAGCACGGAGAGATGGAGCCTCACGCTTGCGAGCGTCAGAGAGCACAAGCGGAAGGCGAAGACGAGGAACGACACGAagagcagaagcagcagcaagcatCTCAGCAAACCTTGCAGGCGCCCGGCACGTCTCCCAGGGCAACGCGGCCGAAACTCAGCACCTACCATACCAAGACGGGCCACCCGGCGACCTCAGCGATAGCGACGACAaggagcgccgcagccgtgccaccaccgtccgcgacgacgacatcTTTCTGCCGCAcccgcgccaccgtcacTCCGCttggcgagctgcagcaaaTCAACACGCTTCAAAACGCTACCGGCAGTGACGCTGCGGAGTACTGCTATGCAGCGGTGAACAAGTCGACAAAAatgtgtgccgccgccaccgcgtcgaCCTCTTACGCTccaccgtcgtcgtcagcGGCCCCAGCATCGCCGTCCTCTGCGTTCTCCCGCAGTGGACCGCCTCGGTGTACGGTGAGGAGTGCGGCGGGTATGCGGTCCGCCTTTACGGGCgacgccgtcagcggcgtCATACCGCGAGCGGTGCACGACATCTTCGACGCCATCGCCCACGCAGACCCGTCCAAGGAGTTCGACGTGCAGATGTTCTTTGTGGAGGTGTACATGGAGCAGATTCGCGACCTCCTTGTCCCGAACCCGTCCGCCGCGATGCATTCATCGTCGGCTGGTATCGCTCCAACGCTGCCGATAGGGCCACgcaagctgcagctgcgcgaggatgTTAGCACCAACTCGTTCTACGTCGATGGATGTTGCAACCCGCATGTGTCGTCTGCCAGGGATGTGCTGCATCTGGTGAAGAACGGTCTCAAGCAGCGGGCCACCTCAGCCACGGCGATGAACGAgacgagcagccgcagccattGCCTGCTGAACCTGACGGTGAAGAGCGTCGACCGCGCGCAGGGGGTGTCGACGGTAGGGAAGCTTTACTTGGTGGACCTCGCTGGTAGCGAGAAGGTTGGGAAAACCAACGCGACAGGGCTGCGCCTAGAGGAGGCAAAGCTGATCAACAAGTCCCTCTCCACTCTTGGCATGGTTATCATGTCCCTGACAGATCacagcgccacgcacacgccgtaTCGAGATAGTGTGCTGACAAAAATCTTGAAAGACTCGCTCGGCGGCAACTCGCACACGGCCCTTGTGATCTGCTGCAGCCCGTCCCCGTGCCATGCGCAGGAGACGCTGTCGACGCTGCGCTTCGGTGCTCGCGCGAAGGCTATCGAGAACAAGGCCGTCGTGAACCGCGACCtcaccgcggcgcagctgcggcgcatgTTGGAGACGGCCAAGGGGGAGATCGAGCGGCTGCACGtgaaggtgcagcagctgagcaTGACGAGTGGAGCAGTGGACCCCTGTAAAGGGACGCCGGACTTCCCCGTCGTAGCATCGCGAAAGCtgtcgagcgccgccactgctacGGCGTCTTCAATggcgagcgaggcggacaCGTCCCGCATCAGTGCACTGCTGGAGGAGCGTGCGACGGAGCAGGCGCGGTTGCAGAATCTCCGCgctgaggtggcgcagctgcatgaCAGCCTCAGCAGCGCCCAGGACATCATCAGTGCCTtgcaggaggagcgcgacgGCTACATCGACAAGGTGCAGAGCTTTCAGGAGGAAATAAGCGTCTGGGAGGACGCACACTCCGCGTCTTTGAAGCGCGCGGCAACCcaggacgcgctgctgcagcaatgCACGGTTCTCCTCCGTGCCCAGGCAAGCGAGATCAAAGACCTCATGCAGTGCATGGCAGCCTACGCCCAGCCCCTTCAGCAGGCCCGACAGGCCGTCGACCAGCTCCACACCTACGTGTATGGGGCAAACACGAGccgcgagcggcagcgaacgCTTTTTACCCCGGAAACGTGCCAAGAGAATGCCTTcgcggcagcatcgcagGGCCTCCTGTCCCGTCCACTGGCCTCCGTGCACGGATCGAATGTGAGCGCCGTGGGCAACATGACGGAGAGCAGCGGGCGGCACatcaccggcagcagcaaccttCCAGACGGGCAATCACCCAATCCGCGTCTTCAGCCGGGCGTGGACACAGGCCCGCCACAGCCGAGCAGATCGAGGTCTCTGCCGCAACACTGTGTTGCAAGCGATTACCGTGACAACCTCATGTCGGGGTCGATAAGCGTGTCGCCTgggacggcaacggcgcaaCAGTGGGTatcgcgcgccgcctcggtaGGACAGAATGACAGCGGTGCGTCGCACGTCGGCTCCTGTGGCCTGGATGGAATGacacctgcagcacctgcagagTGTATCCGTCGCCTCGAAGAGGAACTCGCCTCGCTTCAGTCTGAccacggcgcgctgctgcagcagcacaaagaggcgctggcggagctgcagtcGAAGCAGCGCATTCTCGacctccgccgcggccacctTGCCACCGTGAAAGATGAGCTGAAGCGGGAGTACATGATAAACAAAGAGCTGCGTGAGCGCTTGGAGAAGGGGCGGGACAGCCTACGAGGGCCGCTCGAGATGGCGCGCAATGATGCCAACTACTGGCGCCGGCGGTACGAGGAGCTTGCGAGCCGAAAGGAGATGCGATGCGCCGCCGAGTGCCAGCGTGGCTCCCCCCGCTTTGTctttccaccgccgccgccgccgcagcagcagcagcagccgcaccagcaccagcaccagcaacaACACGAGGccgggcgcagcggcacaatGGACGCGGATGCCTTGAATCTCATGGCTTTCCACGCTTCTGCCGATTCGgccagtggcggcgctgtgaTGGAAATTAGGAACCGTCCCTCCATCCCGGATATCTCATCCGGCGTCCTGTCGTCGAGGGCGTCTGGCGAGAATGTGCTGCTGAGCCTCTCCTCGGCCACAACACCACTGCGATCGACTGTGGCACGGCTCACCACAGAGCTCGAGGACTGA
- a CDS encoding rRNA biogenesis protein-like protein, with protein sequence MSRTSSSAATSAAPLFREYRVHHVTTDGILVQLPETRGFGRLTTATLGDDLLAKRLLTSLSAREQVIAMPMRLRDAQGYRLLTVDLKEGFSAILTYPEPVRRLVQRLLRKHMLVGLGTTAAARLVRGSAKGSVLTIQPRMTAVAALEDLTKGDSSASLKSFSGAAARAQQRQKGRGDNGISSDDDECHVDRAQESGTLGVSTERNKATADGNIIEVRILNYDVNADVVNVTAKAKVVEGTPVDTAVSAAALATLHPGDIVSCTVLLSSTDDGCAVVQIPVQSVTVDPHDSSSGCVTVLGYYVYDWDGKGVPAAPVVGHTVDLVIEFCPEIAVLRDVAPFAILSNRLRQFHRLPAVRHFAETTIEASASALSAANPTSPVAARGLLGFFPWRTEYAAKARRAEESEDDEDAAEGHSGHGSAQDRQQRTRRRKLEEAIDAYERGMETAVPTSPEEFQRLLLANPNSSYVWTQYMAYHVGLQQYEAARQVAEKALSTIGVREQEELLNVWVAYLNIENLYGTEESLSAVFRRAQQRQLNQLVLFERLADIYAASRKPNQLLALCRAMTGKFRTERRTWERLGIVLVDQGKRDQLKRTLKDMGDVLKRDDATLAIVHIAIHEYKQGSPENGRALFEGLLRKVPKRSDVWSIYTDQEMGLLNRKDPTASTLQVRQIFQRTVAMNFSAKVMQQVLTRFLSFEKLHGTPADVESVKRFARTYVESKIQALTDSVPDAAAA encoded by the coding sequence ATGTCACGCACCTcatccagcgccgccacctccgcggcCCCGCTGTTTCGGGAGTACCGCGTGCACCACGTCACCACCGATGGTATCCTTGTGCAGCTGCCCGAGACGAGGGGCTTCGGCCGCCTCACCACCGCGACTCTTGGCGATGATCTGCTGGCCAAGCGTCTCCTCACGAGCCTCTCGGCCCGCGAGCAGGTGATTGCCATGCCGATGCGCTTGCGCGACGCGCAGGGGTACCGGCTGCTGACAGTAGATTTGAAGGAGGGTTTTAGCGCGATACTCACCTACCCCGAgcctgtgcgccgcctcgtgcAGAGGCTCCTGCGCAAGCACATGCTGGTGGGGCTCGGCACTACTGCCGCGGCTCGCCTCGTGCGCGGCTCTGCAAAGGGCTCAGTGCTCACTATTCAGCCTCGCATGACGGCTGTGGCGGCACTGGAGGACCTCACCAAGGGTGACTCCTCCGCATCCCTCAAGTCGTTTAGCGGGGCCGCCGCTCGTGCCCAGCAGAGGCAGAAAGGCCGTGGCGACAACGGtatcagcagcgacgacgatgagTGCCACGTAGATCGCGCGCAAGAGAGCGGCACGCTGGGCGtgagcacagagagaaacaaGGCCACAGCCGACGGAAACATCATAGAGGTGCGCATTCTCAACTACGACGTGAACGCTGACGTCGTCAATGTGACAGCGAAGGcgaaggtggtggagggcacGCCGGTCGACACGGCCGtgtccgcggcggcgctggccacGCTGCACCCTGGCGACATCGTCTCTTGCACGGTCCTCCTCTCGTCGACCGATGACGGGTGCGCTGTTGTTCAGATACCTGTGCAGAGCGTCACAGTAGACCcgcacgacagcagcagcggctgcgtgaCTGTTCTCGGCTACTATGTGTACGACTGGGACGGCAAGGGGGTgcctgcggcgccggtggtcGGCCACACGGTGGATCTCGTGATCGAGTTCTGCCCTGAAATCGCCGTTctgcgcgacgtggcgccGTTCGCGATTCTGTCGAATCGCCTTCGTCAGTTCCACCGCCTCCCGGCGGTGCGTCACTTCGCCGAGACCACGATCGAGGCGTCGGCTTCTGCTCTGTCCGCGGCCAACCCTACATCTCCTGTTGCGGCGCGCGGGCTTCTGGGGTTCTTCCCGTGGCGGACCGAGTACgcggcgaaggcgcggcgcgccgaggaAAGCGAGGACGATGAGGACGCAGCTGAAGGTCACAGCGGCCACGGCTCAGCTCAggatcggcagcagcggacgcgccgccgcaaacTGGAGGAGGCAATCGACGCCTACGAACGCGGCatggagacggcggtgccgacgaGCCCGGAGGAATTCCAGCGCTTGCTGCTCGCAAACCCGAACAGCAGCTATGTTTGGACGCAATACATGGCCTACCACGTTGGCCTGCAGCAGTACGAGGCGGCGCGTCAGGTGGCCGAGAAGGCGCTCAGCACTATCGGTGTGCgagagcaggaggagctgctgaacgTCTGGGTGGCGTACCTCAACATCGAGAACCTGTACGGCACGGAGGAGTCGCTCTCGGCGGTGTTCCGGCGcgcgcagcaacggcagctcAACCAGCTGGTCCTCTTTGAGCGACTCGCAGATATCTACGCGGCGTCCCGCAAGCCTAATCAGCTGCTTGCATTGTGCCGCGCCATGACGGGCAAGTTCCGCACTGAGCGCCGCACGTGGGAGCGTCTCGGCATCGTCCTTGTCGATCAGGGCAAGCGCGATCAGCTGAAGCGGACCTTGAAGGACATGGGCGATGTGCTGAAGCGAGATGACGCCACGCTGGCTATTGTGCACATTGCCATTCATGAGTACAAGCAAGGCAGTCCCGAGAACGGCCGCGCGCTCTTCGAAGGCTTGCTGCGCAAGGTGCCGAAGCGGTCCGATGTCTGGTCAATCTACACTGATCAAGAGATGGGGCTGCTGAACCGCAAGGACCCGACGGCGTCAACGCTTCAGGTACGGCAGATCTTCCAGCGCACGGTTGCGATGAACTTTTCGGCAAAGGTGATGCAGCAGGTCCTTACGCGCTTCCTCTCATTCGAGAAGCTGCACGGCACGCCGGCCGATGTCGAGTCGGTGAAGAGGTTCGCGCGCACCTACGTGGAGTCCAAAATTCAGGCGTTAACCGACTCCGTCCccgacgcggcggccgcgtga